CATCGCCGATAGCTGCGAACTTTCGATGATCGGGGCCTTCGCGGTGGTCTTTGCCGTGGGGCTGATCATTGCCTCTCTGATCACACCGCTCTTTTCGTCGCTGGTGCAACGCTCGGTTCTGGGCGGATTGGATCAGGGGCTTGGCTTTGTCTTTGGCGTGGCGCGCGGCGTACTGCTGATTGCCATCGCCTATTTCGTCTATCAGACGGTGATATCCTCGCAATCCATCCAGATCATCGACGATAGCCGCTCGGCCCGTGTCTTCTCGCAACTGACCGGCAAGATCGAAGACCGCAACCCCGATGAGGCCTTGGGCTGGATCACCCGGCAATACGAACAGCTGATCGCCAAATGCGAGGCACCGCAGTAACCCATGCTCCCGCAGAGCCCCGTTCTCGCCCTTTTCTTCATGGCCGTGGCCGGGCTTGCCGTGGCCATTCAGGCTCCGCTCAATTCGGCCCTCGGACGCAGCATCGAAAGCTCGGTCGCGGCGGCGGCTGTCTCTTTTGGCGTTGGCTTTGTGGCACTGGTGCTCTTGGTGGCGCTCTCGGGGGATAGCGCCGCTTTTGGTCGCGCGGCCCTAGCGCCACGCTGGCTTTTGCTAGGGGGCCTGCTTGGGGCCTTCTTTGTCTGGGCCTCCCTCTGGAGCGTGCCGGTTCTGGGCGTGCTCACCACCACGGCAGCGCTCATTCTTGGCCAAATGGTGGGGTCCATGGTGCTCGATTACATCGGTGCCTTTGGCATCGCGGCGCGCGATCTCTCCTGGACACGGCTCACCGCCGCCCTCTTGGTGGGAACCGGCGTTATTCTTTCCCGGTTCTGACGCGGCGGCCCCCATCGCATCCCCACGTTATCTGTGATAGTTTCGTGACATGCGTCGCCTGAGCGCGTATGACACGCCCAAGCGATATCCATGGATTCGGAGCTGCCCGCTTTGCCCAAACATATGCCCCCCGCCCACCCCTTCGACGATGACAAGCTGAAGGAGGAATGCGGAATATTTGGCGTGATCGGTCTGACCGACGCGGCCAATTTCGTAGCCCTCGGCCTGCATGCCCTGCAACATCGTGGCCAAGAGGCTGGCGGCATTGTCAGCCATTGCCCCGACCAAGGTTTCAATTCCGTGCGCCGCTTTGGCTATGTGCGCGACAACTTCACCAGCCAATCGCTGATGGAAACCCTGCCCGGCCCGC
The nucleotide sequence above comes from Roseovarius mucosus. Encoded proteins:
- a CDS encoding DMT family transporter — protein: MLPQSPVLALFFMAVAGLAVAIQAPLNSALGRSIESSVAAAAVSFGVGFVALVLLVALSGDSAAFGRAALAPRWLLLGGLLGAFFVWASLWSVPVLGVLTTTAALILGQMVGSMVLDYIGAFGIAARDLSWTRLTAALLVGTGVILSRF
- a CDS encoding CvpA family protein, yielding MEGFTIIDGVVALFIVLSALLAYSRGFVRESLAIAGWVVAGILAFIFAPQVEPLVKEIPVIGEFIADSCELSMIGAFAVVFAVGLIIASLITPLFSSLVQRSVLGGLDQGLGFVFGVARGVLLIAIAYFVYQTVISSQSIQIIDDSRSARVFSQLTGKIEDRNPDEALGWITRQYEQLIAKCEAPQ